DNA from Pseudomonas putida:
GCTTGCGCGGTGGCCGAGCAAGGGCTGGGTATTGCCCTGGTGAGCTTGCCGTTTGCCGTGCCGTACCTTCAGGCAGGCCGGCTGCGGCGGGTGTTGCCGGACTGGTACGTGGATGATGGGCATATCAGCCTGTATTTCGCCGAGCACAAGCTGATGCCGGGCAAGACCCGGGCGTTCATCGATTTTGTCGTGGAGCAGTTTGCCGAGCAGGGGTTGGCGGGGCGGTTCGATGCTTTGCAGGCCCTTTGACGTTGCAGCACTTTTCCTGGGTTGATGCGCTCCTGCAATGACCGCGTTAGGCCAGGCGCGAAGAGGCCGGGTCAGGCAACATCAACAATGAACAATAACTGCTGGCCCAGATTCACCTCGTCATCGATCTTCTTGCCCATCAACTGCTGCCCCAACGGCGAGCGTGGGGTAATGACTGTCACCAGCCCATCCCCCTCGCCAATTTTCAACCCAGCGGCTTCTGGCCCGAGCAATAGCCGGCGTTGCCCACCAAGCTCATCCTCCAGCGTCACCAGGTTGCTCACCTGCACCCCGCGCGCCGGGTCGTAGTCACGCAGTAGCAGTTGCTGGTAAATCAACAGCGCCTGGCGGATTTCCCCGCTGCGGCGGGCCTGGCCGGTGGCCAGGTACGAGGCCTCCAGGCCCAGGGTGTCGTACTTGTTCTCGGCAATGTTCTCTTCGGCGGTGGCGGCCTCGTAGGCGGTTTGCGCTGCGCGGGTCAGCACATCCAGGTCGTGCTCGAGGGTGGCGACGATCAGCGCCAGCAGGTGGGGCTTGTTCATGGTCAGTAACAGAACTCCAGCACGTTGGCCTGGCTTTTGTCGGTGGGCGCGGTACGGTTCTGCTGCAGCCAGAACTGGCACTTGGGGCTGTTCAGGTTGCGCGGGTTGCCCTGGGCGGCGTCGGCGGCCTGTTGCAGTTCCTGCTTGTGCAGGATGTCCTTGTAGCGCTCGAACATTTCGGCCTGGGTATCCTGGGCC
Protein-coding regions in this window:
- a CDS encoding GreA/GreB family elongation factor codes for the protein MNKPHLLALIVATLEHDLDVLTRAAQTAYEAATAEENIAENKYDTLGLEASYLATGQARRSGEIRQALLIYQQLLLRDYDPARGVQVSNLVTLEDELGGQRRLLLGPEAAGLKIGEGDGLVTVITPRSPLGQQLMGKKIDDEVNLGQQLLFIVDVA